A region from the Pseudopipra pipra isolate bDixPip1 chromosome 8, bDixPip1.hap1, whole genome shotgun sequence genome encodes:
- the CSGALNACT2 gene encoding chondroitin sulfate N-acetylgalactosaminyltransferase 2: protein MPRRGLVIQARTRWLLVGIALLFSLVLLMYLLECAPQTDGNGSLPGVVGENMGKEYYQALLQEQEEHYQNRATSLKRQIAQLKQELQEMSDKLKSLQEKKSPKVNGMNYQGTKEQTSNDLLEFLHSQIDKAEVSMGAKLPSEYGVIPFESFTSMKVFQLEMGLTRHPEEKPVRKDKRDELVEVIEAGLEVINNPDEEDGQDEDDGVGERQLYGENDFIEGYYRTERDKGTQYELFYKKMDGMEYRHVTLFRPFGPLMKVKSETVDISRSIINIIVPLAGRTEAFAQFMQNFRDVCIHQDKRVHLTVVYFGQDGLSEVQSILESVARETDFHNYTLVSLNEEFNRGRGLDMGARAWEKGEVLMFFCDVDVYFTAEFLNSCRLNAEPGKKVFYPVVFSLYNPAIVYANQDLPPPVEQQLVHKKDSGFWRDFGFGMTCQYRTDFLTVGGFDLEVKGWGGEDVHLYRKYLHGDLIVIRTPVPGLFHLWHEKHCADELTPEQYRMCIQSKAMNEASHSHLGMLVFREEIETHLRKQAYRTNSEAVG from the exons ATGCCCAGAAGAGGCTTAGTAATTCAAGCCAGGACTCGTTGGCTCTTAGTGGGTATTGCTTTACTGTTCAGTTTAGTCTTGCTCATGTATTTGCTCGAGTGTGCTCCGCAAACGGATGGTAATGGATCTTTACCTGGTGTTGTAGGTGAAAACATGGGTAAAGAATATTACCAAGCTCTCTTGCAGGAACAAGAAGAGCATTATCAAAACCGAGCTACCAGTCTGAAACGTCAGATCGCCCAGTTAAAGCAAGAGCTTCAGGAAATGAGTGATAAATTGAAGtccctgcaggaaaaaaagagcccAAAGGTCAATGGTATGAACTACCAGGGCACCAAAGAACAAACATCCAATGATCTCCTAGAGTTTCTTCATTCCCAGATTGACAAAGCTGAGGTGAGCATGGGGGCCAAACTGCCTAGTGAATATGGCGTCATTCCTTTTGAAAGCTTTACATCCATGAAAGTGTTCCAGTTGGAAATGGGGCTCACTCGGCATCCAGAAGAGAAACCCGTTAGAAAGGATAAACGAGATGAATTGGTGGAAGTTATCGAGGCTGGCCTAGAAGTTATCAATAATCCAGATGAAGAAGATGGACAAGATGAAGACGATGGAGTAGGAGAGAGGCAGCTGTATGGTGAAAATGATTTTATAGAAG GTTACTATCGTACAGAAAGAGATAAGGGGACACAGTATGAGCTGTTTTATAAGAAGATGGATGGCATGGAGTACAGGCATGTCACCTTGTTCCGACCTTTTGGACCCCTCATGAAAGTGAAGAGTGAAACGGTCGATATTTCTAGATCCATTATTAACATTATTGTTCCTCTTGCTGGAAGAACTGAGGCATTTGCACAATTTATGCAAAACTTTAG GGATGTGTGCATTCATCAGGATAAGCGTGTTCACCTCACAGTGGTCTATTTTGGACAAGATGGGCTATCGGAAGTACAAAGCATCCTGGAATCCGTAGCCAG AGAAACTGACTTCCACAATTACACGCTTGTCTCTCTGAATGAGGAATTTAACAGAGGCCGAGGACTTGACATGGGTGCCAGAGCCTGGGAAAAGGGCGAAGTCCTGATGTTCTTCTGTGATGTTGATGTTTATTTCACAGCTGAGTTCCTCAACAGTTGTCGCTTAAATGCGGAGCCCG GGAAAAAGGTTTTTTATCCTGTAGTATTCAGCCTTTACAATCCTGCTATTGTCTATGCCAACCAAGATCTACCACCCCCTGTGGAGCAGCAATTG GTGCACAAGAAGGATTCTGGTTTCTGGCGAGATTTTGGCTTTGGGATGACTTGTCAATATCGGACGGACTTTCTGACTGTTG GGGGTTTTGACTTGGAAGTGAAAGGCTGGGGCGGTGAGGATGTTCACCTTTACAGAAAGTACTTGCATGGTGACCTCATTGTGATCAGGACGCCAGTCCCTGGTCTCTTTCACCTCTGGCACGAGAAGCATTGTGCAGACGAACTCACTCCGGAGCAGTATCGCATGTGCATCCAGTCCAAAGCCATGAACGAGGCCTCTCACTCGCACCTTGGGATGCTGGTGTTCAGGGAGGAGATCGAGACTCACCTCCGTAAGCAGGCTTACAGGACTAACAGCGAAGCAGTAGGTTAA